One Cellulomonas soli DNA window includes the following coding sequences:
- a CDS encoding glycoside hydrolase family 2 protein codes for MQTAPLPDGWTVAATAGPVPADLPSAVPAQVPGCVHTDLLAAGAIADPYLDANETDLRWMHDVDWRYTRLLELAPAGAEERVDLVLDGIDTVGTVRLGAVELGRTANMHRSYRFDVRAQADGVVRELTVDLRSATAYAAELRDVLGDRPSAYHPIPYNFVRKMACSFGWDWGPDLRTAGLWKDVRVERWSVARLAQVRPLVTVGPDGTGRVEVHVDVERSGLGADGVLVVEVDVLGARARGRLAPGASGTVVTVEVPDAPLWWPVGYGEHPLADLTVALHAGEAATGATPDVGTALDAWTRRVGFRTVELDTSDDEHGTRFTVVVNGTPVFVKGANWIPDDHLVTRLTRARLDRRLDQALDAHMNLLRVWGGGIFESEDFYAACDERGLLVWQDFLMACAAYPEESPLWEEVEAEARENVVRLMSHPSLVLWNGGNENAWGHEDWGWKDRLGDRTWGARYAGELYGRVVAELDPTRPYTDNSPFSPRRDPADVHPNDPDHGSHHQWEVWNRVDYTEYRHEIPRFCSEFGFQGPPTWRTLTDFVHASDGGPLADSPAPKDDPVFLIHQKADDGNGKLDRGMAPHLGVPTDFGDWHWAAQLNQARAVQHAVEHYRSWWPRTAGAIVWQLNDCWPVTSWAAIDSQGRPKPLWFALRHAYAPRLLAVVEREGAPALAIVNDTDERWSGTLDLRRERFAGTPLAHGSAPVEVPARSVHVLPLDPALAVADDPTGEVLVAALDDVRVVHTFAEDVELQLDPAPLEVKAVTVPGGYRVDVTARSLATAVCLLVDRAAADARVDDALVDLPAGASWSFHVTTEAVLDPLVLTAAPVLRTANDLRAVAVQR; via the coding sequence CGACGCGAACGAGACGGACCTGCGGTGGATGCACGACGTCGACTGGCGCTACACGCGGCTGCTCGAGCTGGCCCCGGCGGGCGCCGAGGAGCGGGTCGACCTGGTCCTCGACGGCATCGACACCGTCGGCACCGTCCGGCTGGGCGCCGTCGAGCTGGGACGGACCGCGAACATGCACCGCTCGTACCGGTTCGACGTGCGCGCGCAGGCCGACGGCGTGGTCCGTGAGCTCACCGTCGACCTGCGCTCGGCGACGGCGTATGCCGCCGAGCTGCGTGACGTCCTCGGCGACCGGCCCTCGGCCTACCACCCGATCCCGTACAACTTCGTGCGCAAGATGGCCTGCTCGTTCGGCTGGGACTGGGGTCCGGACCTGCGCACCGCCGGGCTGTGGAAGGACGTGCGGGTCGAGCGCTGGAGCGTCGCGCGCCTGGCGCAGGTGCGCCCGCTGGTGACCGTCGGCCCCGACGGGACGGGCCGGGTCGAGGTGCACGTCGATGTCGAGCGCTCGGGGCTGGGGGCGGACGGCGTGCTGGTCGTGGAGGTCGACGTGCTCGGCGCGCGTGCCCGTGGTCGGCTCGCTCCCGGTGCGAGCGGCACGGTCGTCACGGTCGAGGTCCCCGACGCGCCGCTGTGGTGGCCCGTCGGGTACGGCGAGCACCCGCTCGCCGACCTCACCGTCGCCCTGCACGCGGGCGAGGCCGCAACCGGGGCGACCCCGGATGTCGGCACGGCCCTGGACGCCTGGACGCGCCGGGTCGGCTTCCGCACGGTCGAGCTGGACACCTCCGACGACGAGCACGGCACCCGGTTCACGGTCGTCGTCAACGGCACGCCCGTCTTCGTCAAGGGGGCGAACTGGATCCCCGACGACCACCTCGTCACCCGACTCACCCGCGCACGGCTGGACCGCCGGCTCGACCAGGCGCTCGACGCGCACATGAACCTGCTGCGCGTGTGGGGTGGCGGCATCTTCGAGTCCGAGGACTTCTACGCCGCGTGCGACGAGCGCGGGCTGCTCGTCTGGCAGGACTTCCTCATGGCGTGCGCGGCCTACCCCGAGGAGTCGCCGCTGTGGGAGGAGGTCGAGGCCGAGGCGCGCGAGAACGTCGTCCGGCTGATGAGCCACCCCTCGCTCGTCCTGTGGAACGGCGGCAACGAGAACGCCTGGGGGCACGAGGACTGGGGCTGGAAGGACCGTCTCGGCGACCGCACGTGGGGCGCCCGCTACGCCGGAGAGCTCTACGGGCGGGTCGTCGCCGAGCTCGACCCGACCCGCCCGTACACCGACAACAGCCCGTTCTCCCCCCGCCGCGACCCGGCCGACGTGCACCCGAACGACCCCGACCACGGCTCGCACCACCAGTGGGAGGTGTGGAACCGCGTCGACTACACCGAGTACCGCCACGAGATCCCGCGGTTCTGCTCCGAGTTCGGCTTCCAGGGCCCGCCGACCTGGCGCACCCTGACCGACTTCGTGCACGCGAGCGACGGCGGGCCGTTGGCCGACTCCCCCGCACCGAAGGACGACCCCGTCTTCCTGATCCACCAGAAGGCCGACGACGGCAACGGCAAGCTCGACCGCGGCATGGCCCCGCACCTGGGCGTGCCGACCGACTTCGGCGACTGGCACTGGGCCGCGCAGCTCAACCAGGCCCGTGCGGTGCAGCACGCGGTCGAGCACTACCGCTCGTGGTGGCCGCGCACGGCCGGCGCGATCGTCTGGCAGCTCAACGACTGCTGGCCGGTGACGTCCTGGGCGGCGATCGACTCGCAGGGACGACCCAAGCCGCTGTGGTTCGCCCTGCGGCACGCCTACGCCCCGCGCCTGCTCGCGGTCGTCGAGCGGGAGGGCGCCCCGGCGCTGGCGATCGTCAACGACACGGACGAACGCTGGTCCGGAACGCTGGACCTGCGCCGCGAGAGGTTCGCGGGGACGCCGCTGGCGCACGGGTCCGCGCCGGTCGAGGTGCCGGCGCGATCGGTGCACGTGCTGCCGCTCGACCCCGCGCTCGCGGTGGCCGACGACCCGACGGGCGAGGTGCTGGTCGCCGCGCTCGACGACGTCCGGGTCGTGCACACGTTCGCCGAGGACGTGGAACTCCAGCTCGACCCCGCTCCCCTCGAGGTGAAGGCGGTCACCGTGCCCGGCGGGTACCGCGTCGACGTGACGGCCCGCTCGCTCGCCACGGCCGTGTGCCTGCTGGTCGACCGTGCGGCTGCGGACGCCCGGGTCGACGACGCGCTCGTGGACCTTCCGGCCGGCGCCTCGTGGTCGTTCCACGTCACCACCGAGGCGGTGCTCGACCCCCTGGTGCTCACCGCGGCGCCCGTGCTGCGGACCGCGAACGACCTGCGCGCCGTGGCGGTGCAGCGGTGA
- a CDS encoding GH1 family beta-glucosidase translates to MSGVRPAGRRFPDGFLWGAATAAYQIEGAVTEDGRGPSIWDTFSHTPGKVAGGDTGDVAADHYHRVPQDVALMGDLGLQAYRFSVAWPRIQATGRGPANPLGLAFYDDLVDRLLQAGIKPVVTLYHWDLPQALQDAGGWASRDTVHRYVDYAAIVAEALGDRVHLWTTFNEPWCSAYLGHGSGEHAPGIPDPALALASVHHLNLAHGLGGRAVRAVLGDDAPVSVTYNLQVHQAVSDDPADLAAARALDVVANEVFLGPVLEGAYPEEAFARTARFTDWSFVQDGDLADIRIPLDVLGLNYYNTSRVGARRAPVAADPEAPFVPTTAIGCEDVEWFEQPGPRTQMGWNVDPQGLTDLLLDLHRRFPDLPVMITENGAAFEDVAGPGGEVVDTARTAYLYDHLDAVGAAMDAGADVRGYLLWSLMDNFEWAWGYSRRFGIVRVDYDTQRRTVKDSGAWYRELIRTGRLPAVPTEPSSPDPLTVEA, encoded by the coding sequence GTGAGCGGGGTCCGACCGGCCGGGCGCCGGTTCCCCGACGGCTTCCTCTGGGGCGCAGCCACGGCCGCGTACCAGATCGAGGGCGCCGTCACGGAGGACGGGCGCGGCCCCTCGATCTGGGACACGTTCTCGCACACGCCCGGCAAGGTCGCCGGGGGCGACACCGGCGACGTGGCCGCCGACCACTACCACCGGGTCCCGCAGGACGTGGCGCTCATGGGCGACCTCGGGCTGCAGGCCTACCGGTTCTCGGTCGCCTGGCCGCGCATCCAGGCCACCGGTCGTGGCCCGGCCAACCCGCTCGGTCTGGCCTTCTACGACGACCTCGTCGACCGGCTGCTGCAGGCCGGCATCAAGCCGGTCGTCACGCTCTACCACTGGGACCTGCCGCAGGCCCTGCAGGACGCGGGCGGCTGGGCCTCGCGCGACACCGTGCACCGGTACGTGGACTACGCGGCGATCGTCGCCGAGGCGCTGGGCGACCGGGTGCACCTGTGGACGACCTTCAACGAGCCGTGGTGCTCGGCCTACCTGGGGCACGGGTCGGGCGAGCACGCGCCCGGCATCCCCGACCCGGCGCTCGCGCTCGCCTCGGTGCACCACCTCAACCTGGCGCACGGGCTCGGCGGGCGGGCGGTGCGCGCGGTGCTCGGCGACGACGCGCCGGTGTCCGTCACCTACAACCTGCAGGTGCACCAGGCGGTCTCCGACGACCCCGCGGACCTCGCCGCCGCGCGTGCCCTCGACGTCGTCGCGAACGAGGTGTTCCTCGGGCCCGTGCTCGAGGGCGCCTACCCCGAGGAGGCGTTCGCCCGGACCGCGCGGTTCACCGACTGGTCGTTCGTGCAGGACGGCGACCTCGCCGACATCCGCATCCCGCTCGACGTGCTCGGCCTGAACTACTACAACACCTCGCGCGTCGGGGCGCGGCGCGCACCGGTCGCGGCCGACCCCGAGGCACCGTTCGTGCCGACCACCGCGATCGGCTGCGAGGACGTCGAGTGGTTCGAGCAGCCCGGCCCGCGCACCCAGATGGGCTGGAACGTGGACCCGCAGGGCCTGACGGACCTCCTGCTCGACCTGCACCGCCGGTTCCCGGACCTGCCGGTGATGATCACCGAGAACGGCGCCGCGTTCGAGGACGTCGCCGGTCCGGGAGGCGAGGTCGTCGACACCGCACGCACCGCCTACCTGTACGACCACCTGGACGCCGTCGGTGCCGCGATGGACGCCGGGGCGGACGTCCGCGGCTACCTGCTGTGGTCCCTCATGGACAACTTCGAGTGGGCGTGGGGGTACTCGCGGCGGTTCGGCATCGTCCGCGTCGACTACGACACGCAGCGGCGCACCGTGAAGGACTCGGGCGCCTGGTACCGCGAGCTGATCCGCACCGGGCGCCTGCCCGCGGTGCCGACCGAGCCGTCGTCGCCCGACCCCCTGACCGTGGAGGCCTGA
- a CDS encoding acetylxylan esterase encodes MPSIDMPLEELERYRPDVAEPDDFAELWSTTLAEARALPLDLVVTPVATDLRLIDVHDVEFAGFAGDRIKAWYLRPAGVTGPLPVIVEYNGYGGGRGLPHERLGFVAAGYAYLFMDTRGQGSTWGSGGSTPDPHGSGPALPGFMTRGVLDIRGYYYRRLFTDAVRAVDAARSLDGVDPDRVVVTGGSQGGGITLAVAGLVDGLAGVMADVPFLAHVQRGVEVALTDPYAEIVRYLAVHRDHAEQVFRTLSYVDGVNHARRASAPALFSVALLDATCPPSTVYAAYRAYAGPKEIAVYRFNDHEGGQAYQLARQLTWLRTTLGH; translated from the coding sequence GTGCCTAGCATCGACATGCCGCTCGAGGAGCTCGAGCGCTACCGCCCCGACGTGGCCGAGCCGGACGACTTCGCCGAGCTGTGGAGCACGACGCTCGCCGAGGCCCGCGCCCTGCCCCTGGACCTGGTCGTGACCCCGGTCGCCACCGACCTGCGGCTGATCGACGTGCACGACGTGGAGTTCGCCGGGTTCGCCGGTGACCGCATCAAGGCCTGGTACCTGCGCCCGGCCGGGGTCACCGGGCCGCTGCCCGTGATCGTCGAGTACAACGGCTACGGCGGTGGCCGCGGCCTGCCGCACGAGCGCCTCGGGTTCGTCGCCGCCGGCTACGCCTACCTGTTCATGGACACCCGCGGCCAGGGCTCGACGTGGGGATCCGGCGGCAGCACACCCGACCCGCACGGCTCCGGGCCTGCACTGCCCGGCTTCATGACGCGCGGGGTCCTCGATATCCGCGGCTACTACTACCGCCGTCTGTTCACCGACGCGGTCCGTGCCGTCGACGCGGCCCGCTCGCTCGACGGCGTCGACCCCGACCGCGTCGTGGTGACCGGCGGGTCGCAGGGCGGCGGCATCACGCTCGCGGTCGCAGGGCTCGTCGACGGCCTGGCCGGCGTCATGGCGGACGTGCCGTTCCTCGCGCACGTGCAGCGGGGCGTCGAGGTCGCACTGACCGATCCGTACGCCGAGATCGTCCGCTACCTGGCCGTGCACCGCGACCACGCCGAGCAGGTGTTCCGCACGCTCTCCTACGTCGACGGCGTCAACCACGCCCGCCGCGCGAGCGCACCGGCGCTCTTCTCGGTCGCCCTGCTCGACGCCACGTGCCCGCCGTCCACGGTGTACGCCGCCTACCGCGCCTACGCCGGGCCGAAGGAGATCGCCGTCTACCGGTTCAACGACCACGAGGGCGGTCAGGCCTACCAGCTCGCCCGCCAGCTCACCTGGCTGCGCACGACGTTGGGCCACTGA
- a CDS encoding helix-turn-helix transcriptional regulator, which produces MTDQLLTAAAGDDPAAGLRAVRALRALADRLEALHVEHARSRGWSWQQVADALGVSRQAVHKRYGKRFG; this is translated from the coding sequence GTGACCGATCAGCTCCTCACCGCCGCAGCTGGCGACGACCCTGCCGCCGGCCTGCGCGCCGTGCGCGCGCTCCGGGCGCTCGCCGACCGGCTCGAGGCGCTGCACGTCGAGCACGCGCGATCGCGCGGCTGGTCGTGGCAGCAGGTCGCCGACGCGCTGGGCGTCTCCCGGCAGGCCGTCCACAAGCGCTACGGGAAGAGGTTCGGCTGA
- a CDS encoding Clp protease N-terminal domain-containing protein translates to MFEKFATDAREAVVRAQEAARTAGSDHIGAEHLLLGAVITPGSVAGRAVERLGLRTGDVVVLVRHLPTEVLDAEALAAVGVDLDAVRAQAEATFGPGALDGTRTPQRRTHLPFDAAAKKTLEVALREAVRFKQRRIDTGHLLFACARLDETRAHDVLDRLGVTPQALRQAVVAVWADGDETSSSHDSH, encoded by the coding sequence ATGTTCGAGAAGTTCGCCACCGACGCCCGCGAGGCCGTCGTCCGCGCGCAGGAGGCCGCCCGCACGGCGGGCTCCGACCACATCGGCGCCGAGCACCTGCTCCTGGGCGCCGTGATCACCCCGGGCTCGGTCGCGGGCCGGGCGGTCGAACGGCTCGGCCTGCGGACGGGCGACGTCGTCGTCCTGGTCCGTCACCTGCCGACCGAGGTGCTCGACGCCGAGGCGCTGGCCGCCGTGGGCGTCGACCTCGACGCGGTCCGCGCCCAGGCCGAGGCGACCTTCGGCCCCGGGGCGCTCGACGGCACGCGCACCCCGCAGCGACGCACCCACCTGCCCTTCGACGCCGCGGCGAAGAAGACCCTCGAGGTCGCCCTGCGCGAGGCCGTGCGGTTCAAGCAGCGCCGGATCGACACCGGCCACCTGCTGTTCGCGTGCGCCCGGCTCGACGAGACACGTGCGCACGACGTGCTCGACCGCCTCGGCGTGACCCCGCAGGCCCTCCGACAGGCCGTCGTCGCCGTCTGGGCGGACGGGGACGAGACCTCCTCCTCGCACGACTCGCACTGA
- a CDS encoding DUF3592 domain-containing protein: MSGGMGFFASLVALVALVPAVVLVVAGLRVLRSASTAHRVPVEAVVVDYTNFTNPSRVTFDYPVPGGWSRATRVEGFSSIPRQGWLVHPGQRFVVWVDPLRPQDVALSAAGSARGVLGPAMVVGGAAWGLFGLMVLATVLRLGLNAG; the protein is encoded by the coding sequence GTGTCCGGGGGCATGGGGTTCTTCGCCTCGCTCGTGGCCCTCGTGGCGCTCGTGCCGGCGGTGGTGCTCGTGGTCGCGGGCCTGCGGGTCCTGCGGAGCGCGTCGACGGCGCACCGGGTCCCGGTCGAGGCGGTGGTCGTCGACTACACGAACTTCACGAACCCCAGCCGGGTGACGTTCGACTACCCCGTCCCGGGCGGGTGGTCGCGGGCGACACGGGTCGAGGGCTTCTCCTCGATCCCGCGTCAGGGGTGGCTGGTGCACCCGGGTCAGCGGTTCGTCGTCTGGGTCGATCCGCTCCGGCCGCAGGACGTGGCCCTGTCCGCTGCCGGCAGCGCGCGGGGGGTGCTCGGCCCGGCGATGGTGGTGGGCGGGGCGGCCTGGGGGCTGTTCGGGCTCATGGTGCTCGCGACCGTGCTGCGCCTCGGACTGAATGCCGGCTGA